The DNA segment TTAGTTATGAGATTAAACATGATGTAGTCGTATTTCGGGTAACCGAGTGTATACCTATTAGCTTTCGTATTATTAATGGGACTTTATAAGGTCGTATAAAGCAtgaaaatatgttaataaaaatcGAATACcggtattttttatattttgccgACTACTGTGCGCTGCTTTCACCACTAGGTGTCGCTGTTGACCGAGTTTGAGGCCAATGTTCACTATAACACTGAAGGCTGATTAATGAACTCCAGCAATTAAAGAAACCACAAGGAATTATtatgacattaaaatgtaaacagctATAATGGCAgccaaaaatatgcaaataaatctgtaagctttaattttttttaagaactctTAGTAAATGGCCTGATGTCTATAGTTGGAAATTGGATGTACAGATTCCACTTTATGATATTCATGATATTGAACTGAATGAAAGTAAACAAGTCAATTAGATTCAAGCTttagttcctgaggtttgggaATTTAAGATGTTCTGTGTTTCTATGTAGATGGCAGCGTCCAGGAAAATAGCGACTTTACGTCTGCCTCCTCTTCCAACCATCAGCGAAATAATCAAACTGTATAACCTGAGAGCTCAGAAGCAGCTGTCACAGAACTTCCTCTTGGACTTGAGACTCACAGGTGAGGAAGTACCTGTACTTGTCCCTAAATCTTCTACGGGTGTGTTAATGTGGAGGTTATAGCACTGGTGtttttctgattggtcaagagATTTTATTAACTTTAGTAGAGACGTACAGCTGCTGTAACATAAGTGAGATCAGGAATTAGCTCAAGATTATTAAGTCTAACTAGAAACGGATAAAATTGAAATCCTTCTCTAAGTGTGTAAGAGGACGTGATTTTCTATCTGATTGTGACTTGGATCCTGTTGATGTTGCGGTGCTGTAGATAAAATAGTCAGGCAGGCGGGAAACCTGAGgaacgcgtgtgtgtgtgaggttggaCCCGGGCCTGGAGGACTCACCAGATCCATCCTGAATGCCGGTGCAGCTGATCTCCTGGTTGTGGAGAAGGACTCGCGCTTTATACCTGGATTACAGGTCTGTGTGTTGGACTTCACACGATGGAGAACCAGAAATGAACgtagttttaaaatgaataacacacaataataataaatagtataataatagtttcatagaaatatataaatcagaGTGTATACTAAAGTAAATCAAGTCAAGACGGTGAATCAGTGCGACAGTAAAATCTGATATTAAAAGTTGTGAATGTTTTTGTTCGCTTCACTGTAACTTCAGAATAAAGTCTGATCCGTTGTGCAGCTTTTGTCTGATGGTTTTTCCCGCTTGTGTGTTGGAGCAGCTGTTATCTGAGGCGGCTCCAGGACGAGTCCGAATCGTCCACGGTGACGTTCTTGCGTACAGGATGAGCTCTGCTTTCCCTGCACACCTCACTAAGACATGGGACGATGGTAAGACTGGTTTGATTTACGCCAAGATCACAGACGTGCACGTGTAGTCTCATAACACACACCGTCTCCGGTGGTACAAAAGCATCTGGGGGCTTCTTTAAGTCAAATCTcattcacacttcacacacaaacCCAACAATATGTAGCATGtgatatgattataataatttgaaaatgtagcaaaagaataaaattaacattcatttattaaaaacacgAACGTGTGCAAGTTTGCAAAAAACCAAatcttttttcattatattttcaatgaaaaatgttaaattcaCGGCCTCAGGAGAACCAgagctctttctttttttctgtaaacaaGAGCGTAAAGTAAATGATCACTTTCAGTGTAAAATTGAGTGTAAATACTGAGATACAATAAtcacaaagcaactttacagaaataaatcaattaagaaaatgaattatatatgaatacaaatattgatccctaatgagtgaaATTGCTGCTGTGTtaatgatggggtgtgtgtgtgtgtgtgtgtgtgtgtgtgtgtgtgtgtgtgtgtgtgtgtgtgtgtgtgttagagcctCCAGATCTTCACATCATCGGGAATCTCCCTTTCAGTGTCTCCACTCCACTCATCATCAAATGGTTGGAGGAGATGGCCAGCAGGAGCGGAGCGTTCGTGTACGGACGCACCAGACTCACGCTGACCTTCCAGAAAGAGGTGGCAGAGGTGAGAACATGAGCAGCATCTGACTGTGGTGCAGGTGTACATTCATGCACATGTTCTAATTTCTGTAGCATGTTGTCTGTTTGAGGAATGTTCATgggaggagtctccagtgtcacacAGGAAACTCTAACTTAGTTTTTTGACATCTTCAGAGCAGAGGAGTTTGCGCTTCCATGTGTCGTCGTATAAGAGACAAAAAACAACTCCAGGGGCATTCCGTTACAGGGAAATCATTAATTTGAGGATGTGAGGGCAAATCAGCATCTTATCACAGcaccgctttatacacagtgtgttccctggttaaggcattggactttggacctGAAGGtcagaagttcaaatcccagccacaccaagctggtGTGTTAAGTGgtcctgggcccctgaggaaggcccttaaccacatagctgctcagttgtatgaatgagatcaataTAAATCACTGTGGATGTCTACcgaatggcataaatgtaaatctctgtttttcttttgttatatttgttatttttattttgcaaaaattaatgaattaatttggtGGTTTAAAGTTTTGCTCGTGCCGTGAAATAAACGTAGaattgtgggggaaaaaaaatgcacaaataatcTCAAATATCTGAAATGAGATTTTGATCAGTATTATGGGAGGGAGgctaatgagatttttttttttttttttttacattttattaatgttaataattgTGATAATGGAGGGTAAATTTTGTCCTCGAGggtgtgcaaactttttttttttccccttcactttTCACTGAAGCTGTACAGAAGGCGAGGATCGGCAGCGAATGTCTCGTGAGTTTTATAGCTGTAGGGATTTTCACTCTTGTTCTGATAAGTCATGTATATCGGATGAGCTAATTAACGCTAATTACATGGGACTGCTCAAATTAATTGACTAATTTTATCTTGTTCGTCAGCAGGCATACGGAAGCGCTTCGTTTTCTCACTCACACCACTTATAAAGAGTGTTACAGACGGTACACATTAGAGGTCGAACGATTTTACCGATaactaggttggatcgtacttgcagataaccaattaatcaaagtttttaaaatggatattgGATAAAAAAACCCACTACATTACAActtttcttgcaaaaaaaaaagttctgaataatgaaaatgtggtaaatgaaattaatattaatatattcatgaataaatagaattatatataaactaaattataaataaacatttatagcGCCCTCCGTCCAGTCtctcgtgtaaaaacaaacagcatgtggcattAGTGATTCGCCACTAGGGGCCACTCTCGCAATGACAGCAGAGCCACTCCAGCTACgaatgcaacccggaaaaactatcggcatggatttcattttctttttcaaatattGAGGTTAATAAGATGAAAAATACGTAGCTTTTCCTCAGAAAACTTTCTGTTCTACcatctgacactggagacttctttgTTACTCCTGTTacttatgtaattatttaattatattatattatttatttatttattattgaattaattGAGGTTGACACAATCAGTCGTCCTCAAGCTTTTACTATAGAAAAAAAGGTCTTATGTGCATTAATATACACCTGTGTTTTTGCAGCTGGATTAGACAGTGAGCACCTTTTGAACATCCAGAACTCAGCAGTTTATGATGAGATGTTAAGCCAGATGTTAAGTGTAGGTATTCGTGATTGTACAACCTGATGACGTTAGTTTGCTGGTTCTGTTCTAGAGATTAACAGCAAGCACTGGAAGCAGACAACGCAGTCGCCTGTCTGTCATGGCGCAGTACCTGAGCACTGTGAACCACTGCTTCACCATCCCGGGCCGAGCGTTCCTTCCCAAACCCGACGTGAGTCTGCACATCTCTCCTCACACTCGTCTTTCACCAACACGTCTGGGCTTTCactgagtttacagtacagatACAGACTCGCTTTCCTGCAGGGTCACATGATGTTCTGTAAACGCAGCAGTTTGTTTCCCTGTTGAGCGTAAATATTTAAGAAGGGAAGAGAGTAAACATGGAGGTTTTTACGTTCCTACATCATCATGCTTTAGGAGTTTTATTTGAGCGATTTGGGTGTAACTGTAATTGCATTTCAATTATGATGCATTGTACGGGTAGGGGTTCGGACCCTCACTGTTGAGGACTTACCCCTATCTTCTCCTTATCTCTATACCATGGTCCTGACCCTGtactctgacctcagcttcgtGACAAGAGACAAGCTTAGATTTACAAAAACAGTGTGTTTTCTCCTGGgaaccactccactgctccgGTTCCAGACACCACAGTACCACCCAAATTTCCCTGCAGCGCCCTGCTTATAAACATGACTTTTCACGATTGTGACCTCTATGACCTCTAATCGAGCGTTTTTAATAACCACGTAAGTTTCTTTGAGCTCGTCGCTACCTTTTCAGTTGCATTGTTCCTGCGTTGTCGATGAACAGCAGCATGTCGCGGTGGTACGATTGTTTCCGGCGTATTGTTGAGGGTGGAAATGAGCAGGAGAAGGTCACGGTGGCTGTGGAGCCCTGATGGGATTTGTGAAGTGTTCTGCTTTTCCTCTGCGTGTGGGTTTTATTTACACACCGTGCGTTCTGACCGGATTAAAGCTTCTGTACTGCATGAAGACAATAAAGACGCGTGAGCCTGGGTGTGTTAATACACGGAATAATCAGGAAAGAGGCGTGATGTGAGGGAGTGAGAGCAGACCAGAGCAGGGTTATTGATAATCGGAGGTATGAAGTGATAGTGACGTGCTGCTAGACGGGTTTGTAACGCACCTCGATTTATGTCTGACCATCGAAACATCACGGCTTTGAGGCTCCTGCTTCTGTCATGTTATGTGACTTCGCCTGTCCTTGAAGGCTGCCATACGTGCTGATTGGCtgagctctctgtgtgtgtgtgtgtgtgtgtgtgtgtgtgtgtgtgtgtgtgtgtgtgtgtgtgtgagagagagagagagagagggagagaagagagaccACAGACCCACTGCACACTCAACCTTTACCAACATGGATCTGTGTCCCTCCTCCTAcctgacatttatttaacattaacccacacacacactctgtacgcAGCAGCTGCTCGTTAGATGGAACTAAAGCAGTGACAGctttaaaaagttaaacaatgaattcaacaattaaaaaaaaactaataaaattgAGAAAATCAGtatattataatgaaataataaatattacaaattaaatatgaaattgaattttaataaaatgaaattataataaaatgaactaaattataaaatagATTCTAGAAGACAAAATAATCATCATaccaaaaaatgtgaaataataaaaaatacaagataaaacatatataattatcagttctatttatttttttgtattatattcattatttaaaaatattagatttatttattaataattttttgccATTCTGCGGGAGTCACAATGtttctgttacacacacacacacacacacacacacacacacacacacacacacacaaaagagaaaGTGGCCAGAGATGGATGAATGATGGCGATTGATCAGGCAGCAGAGCGAGGCGTGGAGAGCCCTGAACACATGCCTGGCCTGATGAATGCCTCCGTCGGCTCTGCTTCcggccccacacacacacacacacacacacacacacacacacacacacacacacacacttccttaatGACCTTCAGATTAGCAACACTCGCGTTAAAATTGCAATAGTAAGGACATCACACTGTTGTAAAAATTTCACtcataatcaataaaaataatcagaTCCATTTGCATTATTGCCATAAAACCAATATGGttaatttttctattttatttaaagctgctGTATGCATTTTTCTGGCTCTGAAATTCAGTCCATACACAGATCACAGCTGCTCGAATgaggcattgttttttttttttttacagaaaatctgAAATTCTTGCATtcgaatgtttttatttattaatttttttcatctcAGGCAAAATTATGATTGAATTGTTTCTAAGGCATAATTTAAGCAATATTTAACAATTCACCACTAATAAAAGGAATATttcttgtaaaatgtaaaaagaactGAAAGTACTTGTAGATGAGTGTTTTTCTCCAATCAATCTGCAAATATTTGATCAATGCCTGTTTGATACTGTCTCACATTACCTTGAGTATGATTTGACACCTCTGTTTGTGGGCGGAGCTGTTTTCAGGGCCAGAAAAATGCtttaagaagtttaaaatatAGAAAGCAATTAGATCTATTGTGATCTATAGAAACTGGCAAAGGAAGAATGATAATGTGAATATAAAGGGCCTAAATAAAGTTTAGCTAATAAACTGTTCATGAAGCAGTggtaaaataaactaaaaacaaaacactgatgtaaaaatgttttaaatgacatcAAATTAACAAAATCTATACAGTGCCATTGACtaataaagatttaacaaacaaacaaaagaaatagttTACTGTTCCAGTGATATCTAAGATAAAATTATATCACAGAATCGTTTATCGCAATATCAATGTTATATCGATATATTGCCCCGTTCTGCAGACTGCCCAGCTTCTTCAGCGCCACGTGCTTTACAGGCGATGCGATGGATtatcaaataataatgaaatcgTCTTATTGACTAATACTAAATGTCTTTAATTTGCATGTGTATGAACAGAACAGTGGCCACGTCGAGGATCAGCGCTCTCATTATGATAAACGAGGCCAGATCTGATTTCCAAATGGGGTCGACTGAGGTATCAGGGGTATACAAAAGCCCCTGGCAGCTTTCCTTTAATTCATCAAGTCTCAAGGTTAAATCTAAAAATACacctgtttttaaaatgaagcaCTTTTGGAAATTGGTCACTTAAACATTTGAGGAGTGCAGGAGGCTGGATCACGGCCAGGTTTCTATACGCTCCAGACGAGAATGTGCTTTCGATTATAGAACGGAAGAACGTAAACGTATTATTTTCTATGAATCGGTAATCCGATCCTTGACGCTTTCGGGCAGTCAAGGTCACGCCCAGACGTAAATCCTCCTAACTCGGACGTTATCAGATGAATATTCAATCATTTACGGCGTGGCCTGGGTGTTTGCCGCATGACGCCGTCAGCTCCTGTAACGATGTCCGGAATTTATTGCGTAATTGAGATTTATTGAATCTCGCTGCTTCACCCCTAAGTAGCAGCTTGATGGGGAAATGACTTGAGCTTTATTTCATCCCCTTTGTCCACTGCACAGTATAGCAGGACCCTCAATGTGCTATGCGTTCGCTAGAAAGATGCAGAAAATGGTGCATTGTGGTTGAAAAGGCTGAACATGTGCACTGGGATGTGCTGTCCAACACCTCCCACCTTGTGCACCATTGTTACAGAGGCTTTAACCCTGAAATACAGAAGCGTTAAATTTTATTCCACACCTTCTGGAGAATAGTTACATCCCGTGCATAATCAGCCCTCGCCCTCTTGGGTCATTTTTGTTTCCCTGATAAACAACGCTCAGTCGAGCGAACAGACTGTAGATATTCCCCGgatactactttttttttttttttttttttgatgtgaGGTTTTCATGCACGAGCATAAATATAAAGCCCTGCAGCAGTGAAGCAGTGAGGCAGTGCTCTGTGTGGAATATTACAAGCTGTGAATTGTCAGATAGGATTCTCTCTCGGGCTCGTCGTGCCTGTCTCAGCAGTTTACAGCCCACCAGGCGAGGGCAGGATCATCAGTCTTCAGAGATGTGCCCTGGGGTTAGAGCTGCTGAGGCATCAGGGAGAGGTCACcgtgtgtgagatagagagagatacacGGTCATACCCTCACATATCATATCCTGCGTCGCTGCTTTTTGTTAGCACTGATGCAGATGTGAGGTCTGGAACTGATTGTTGCTCGGGTTCATGAGTCATTTCGATGATTCTTCTTTTTAGGTGAACATGCAGTGGTATTTCCGTGCACGTCAGGATCATTTCGTCTTTCCAACCGGAGTAGAATTTGATTCAGATTACATCCATGTTAATCCTGATCTTCATATGTGCTCATTAGTATCTACCGGCCTGAGAAACTGGAGCTTTTTGGAGCTTAATCCATTCAAAGCGACAACGTATAAACATTAGAAGCTTCTTATGTTTTTAGGGGTGCAGAGGCGTTAGAGGTCGACTATCAGCT comes from the Silurus meridionalis isolate SWU-2019-XX chromosome 8, ASM1480568v1, whole genome shotgun sequence genome and includes:
- the tfb1m gene encoding dimethyladenosine transferase 1, mitochondrial produces the protein MAASRKIATLRLPPLPTISEIIKLYNLRAQKQLSQNFLLDLRLTDKIVRQAGNLRNACVCEVGPGPGGLTRSILNAGAADLLVVEKDSRFIPGLQLLSEAAPGRVRIVHGDVLAYRMSSAFPAHLTKTWDDEPPDLHIIGNLPFSVSTPLIIKWLEEMASRSGAFVYGRTRLTLTFQKEVAERLTASTGSRQRSRLSVMAQYLSTVNHCFTIPGRAFLPKPDVDVGVVHFTPLVHPHIQQPFKLVEKVVRNVFQFRRKHCHKGLEMLFPEAQRLRMTEELLRSADVDPTLRPADISISQFRALSDAYSRLCRENHTLFSYDFRQELRQKRQNHRQTKRET